A window of Eubalaena glacialis isolate mEubGla1 chromosome 11, mEubGla1.1.hap2.+ XY, whole genome shotgun sequence genomic DNA:
ctcaggaagaacgtTTGAATTCCCCCcttactgcctaaaagaatttaagatTGGAGGCCTGTCCCAGGAAGGAGCTATTACCACTGATAACTATAGTCAAGTATTAGGTGTGGTAGACAGGAAGGAACCTAGCCAAGCCCATTTGATAAAAGTTCTCTCTGCATCCTATATTGTCTTTGGAtgacccagcaaacatttgtttaccaaacattaacTCTTTTTATCTTCGTTTGAATTATTTTACTTCCCCTTAAAGCCTCAGATCCCTACCTCCTTCTTAGtccagaataatatatatatatctcaccttGCCTTGCTGTCTTTGGAATTCTTCATATTTATGTGGATTTCCTGTATGAAAATAATAaactgtttttctcctgttaatctgtcttatttcattttaattaccaACCAAAAGAACtaagaggggaaagaggagaaatttcccctcccccaatatATCCCTTAATGTCTTTTCCCTTAATATCAAATGAATAAGTAGATGAATATGCCAACAGAAGAAATTCTGTATAAGACAAGTTTACAGGGATGGCATGAAATTGTGTATATAATTCTATAAGCAATAAAATAAGGGATGCACTTCAGtcagagagggaaaaaggaagaattAAGAAAAAGGGTCTCAAAATTCTACTTATTTACAAATTAACCGAGTAAACATTATGCAGTGGGGTATATCTGAGATCAAAGTAGATTTTTGCAAGAAGGAAGAAGTTAgctaaaagaaaatgtgtgtgaaGCCCTTGTGTACTTTACAATTCTTATACTTCTGGAAATATTAAGCTCTGAAAGGTCAAGAAGAGTCATATGTTTTACACTCTGTAGAAAGAGTTTGCatcataaaaattaataagaaagggcctttggtattttaaatatttttccttattaaatattattgtttttcaACTTAAAATTTTACAGGTACCCACAGAATATTGGACATAGAGATCCAGGATCCATAAGACTTTATCACCTTGAATCAAAGATTTCTTTGATATCCTCCTCCATCTTTTATTCCTATCaactaacatatttttaaaaagaattaacaaacttaccaaaagggaatttaaaaaaataccactgCCCGCACTTTCCAATGCCTAAGAATAGCAAGGTGGTAAAAAGAGAATTAGACGATGAGGTTATTGAGTCTGTCAAAGACCTTCTTTCCAATGAAGACTCAGCTGATGATGCCTTTAAGAAAAGTGAACTAATTGTTGACGTCCAAGAAGAGAAAgacacagatgttgaagaagGATCTGAAGTCGAAGATGAAAGACCAGCTTGGAACAGTAAACTACAATACATCCTGGCCCAGGTTGGATTTTCTgtaggattagggaacgtgtgGAGATTCCCATACCTCTGTCAGAAGAATGGGGGTGgtaagtttctgttttcttttttttttttgagtgatacATTGCTGAGCAAATTGCAGTTGATTATGTCAAATAGCCCCTGTTGTTGCTGTAGTCTCACTATTTTAGAAACTATGAATTCCACTGTAAAACTAGGGAGACACTTTTGCTGGAAGTAATTTCAGCTCTGTTTTCAGATTAGGTTTCCATAGGAGCAGATGGCTTGCTATGAACACTCAAGGATTGCTTAAGGTCATAAATTCTCAAATTCTTTCTGTGGATGCTATTAACATCTCTAAATTACTGACTTTTCTAACCCGTGTTCCATCCCTTGTGCCTATCAGTTATTCACTTTGGAGAAAAGTCCTCAAGTTTTTGATATGAGACGATATTGGTGAACAAGAGAGAATTTTCTGTCCACAATTTATTAACTCTGAATTTTAAGTTGTTTCCCTcttcaaaaaagcaaaaagtaCATAAAATTTAGAATGATTATAGTCTTCAAATGCTGACCAGAACTTTGTATATCCTAGTAGAAGGAATTTAACCAGATACTTAATATAATGCCAGATAGTCTTCATCCTTAGATATTAGCATCCTTAAGATGATAATTAGCATTcctaattttaaacatattatcTAGATCAACATGATATTTAGCTTTTTGTATTTGTGCATATAATTACCAAGTGTTATTTAGTGGAAATTGtcttaaaatcaagaaaataaaaccatataCAAAAGAATACATTGTTCATGTAGGATACAAGCTCAATAGTACACCAAAGTCAAACTGAACATTAAGTTAACTAACATTTgggttattaaattaaaataactttaatattAAGCTTTACTTTATTTACCATTACTATCTTTACCATATACATATATGGAAGCTGTTCAAACAAGTGTGATTAAACACTAAATATTCTGTAAGCAGCATTTCGGCACGTAAAGGAAAGACTGAATATTTCGGTCTTTGATTCCAGTTTGTGATAGTTTTGCTGACTGGACAAAaacatggttttattttatttttgatgtagtTACAACCTAtatatcaaatgaaataataaaaccatTCATATGTGAAATGGTTTCTTTTCAGTCACTAATAGATAAAAAGCTAAGGTGTCATGGTGACAAAATATGTTTAAGGTCTTGCTTAGTTAATTCAACCAGGGACAAAACAACAGGTTTGGGGAAAAGTAGCCTGTCTGACAAATCTGCCAGAGAGGTAAGAATCAGTACATGAAGTTGGTGATGCACTACCCATCACTCCACTGAAACGGCAAGCTCCTCTAGCTAGTCTTTAACATCACAgatgaattatttattaaatcaGCTACAAGCAGCCATGTACTGCCCTGCTTTCTGTTTCTCACAAATCATCCCATTTGCAAGACTGGCAGAAGATGAATTCTGATTTTCAGACCTTTCACCTTATGAGCCTAACTGGCGATACTATTAAGGAAGACCGCTATCTTGGCTGAAAACTCAGGTTGCTTTCCatttaatacagtatttgtcttggtGGAGAGCTCTAAAGGATTTCAGAGTTAGTAATCAGTTGTTAGCAAAAATGGTTCCtcctctttactttctttcatatGTAAAGAGAGTCAAGATGCCCTTCCTAGTATTGTTTCCTCTCTTCTAATTACAAATGCTAGAGAGTGACATTATAAAACACCAATGGGCTTTATCGTTTCAAGATGGCTGTTGGAGTTCAAAAGGCAGTACTCAGCATGCAGTATGGCATTGAGCTGTCTAGGTATTTGACTGTTTAGTCAAACAGTCTCAGGTTACCTAAATCTTATTCATCATTTGAGGCACTTTATGaataacagaataaaaagtaATAGACCAATATAAGTTGATTTGTCTGAAGATATTACTGAAAGCACAATGGTTAAGCTTAATAAGTGTTATAATGTAGAAGCTACCAGCTCAAATTTTGAAGTCAGTTTGACTATAAAGCCTGGCTCTTTCCCACATTATCCAGGTGACCATTCACAGGTTAACTTATTTCTTCTGGCTGAATTCCCACACCTgtacaatgaggaaaataatggtACTTGCCCCATTGGAttcttgtgaggaataaatgagtaaCTACATGTAACGTGGATAGAAAtgtgcctggcaaatagtaaaTTCTCAGTTGTAGTTTAGCTATGACTATTTTTGTTATGGAGGCTCGTGTTAGAGAAATTTGAGTTGGAAGAAAAGGCCAGGTATCTAATAGTATGTCATGTACACATAACTGAGGAAACGCTCCCAATGAGTCCAGTCTtaattcattctctctttttctcctagtcattcacacacacataaaccAATTCACACCTCAGGATTTGAGACGTGTTAAAATGCACTTTCGGTCCTTCAGGAAACATGTGCCTGAATGTTATTAATCATTTTAGAATTTGAATTTTGATAATTCTGTTTTATAATCTCATGCATCGATGCTTTACATTGCATACCCCTTTGTAGATCAACTCATGTCTCAAAGACTGAAAATCAGCTGTAAGAGAGTAGAGATTTTCTACCAACCACCATGttaagggaaattttttttttaattcaatttcttttttttaaaaacatttatttatttatttatttgtctgcgccgggtcttagttgcggcacgcgggatctttagttgtggcattcgatctcttagttgcggcatgtgggatctagttccctggccagggatcgaacccgggccccctgcactgggagcacggagtcttagccactggaccaccagggaagtcctgggaaatTCTTGTATATAGTAATTATTTCAGAGATATATAGATACTgagataaattatttgaaaaaaaaatcattaatatttaCTTCTTCAGCAGAATAGGTACCATAACAATTTGAATAGTTTCCAAAATCTATTCAATACCattaaacacttttttaaaaggagaaaatataataaatggcCTCcactttaaaaagagaattagtaCCATCGATTACATGACCTACTTGGCAGTATCTGGTTGGACAAAACTCCAGACAGGAAATCTGAATGTAGCAAGTCCATTTTAGAAGTCATTTAATGAATAATTTGCATATGTATGCTCATGTAGAAATGAGTACAGGTTTCACATTTGACTTTATCAATTAACAGAGTCTAATATTAACATTGTCAAACTGTTCAGCACATTTTAAAGTCACTAATCATATATCTTAAATTGAAATTTAgctgtaaaataatatatttattaactttaCTACAAGGGAAATAGCACATATATTTTACAATAGCTATTAAATATCTCAGTTTAGTCAGTCCTCCCTACCCCTTAACAGAATTTTGGAAAGCAAAAAATTACTTGTTTCCTGAAGTGAactttttatatgaaatatatatatatatatatatatatatatgggaaaaaatgacatttgtctgtggtagaagttctttttcttttttttttttttctctttcagtctaAGCAGCCATTTCTTCTTCCCTGTTGTTAGTTAGGAAGAGTCAGTTTTAATACCATAACATCCCATTCATTTTGATTTATCAGATTTGAAATGCATGATTTAGATGAGtttgaataaaatttaataaatgacttCATTAACATCGTATGAATAAGATTTCCAGGAGTTTGTGAAACCtatttgagaaaataattaattttaaggaAGCAATTATTTTTACGAAAAATAAAGCTGGTTTACCGTTTcaataaaatgaaactaaaactaTTCATTGATATCCTTacctttttaataattattttttatcagaaaCTCTTTGTAGCAGTCAAATTCAAGTTTCAAATACCAGAAAGCTTAAAGTAATGAAACTGCATTTTCTTTAAAGTCCTTTGTAGTTATACTATATGGAAGTTTAAATATCATCTTTCATGAGATAATCAGAATTAGTGTATTCTCTCCTGTGACTGTTGAAaatataatctattttatttgttcttgtcTCTGTAGGTGCCTATCTTTTGCCATATTTAATACTGCTTCTGGTAATAGGTATTCCCCTTTTTTTCCTGGAACTTTCTGTGGGTCAAAGAATTCGGCGAGGAAGCATTGGCGTGTGGAATTACATAAGCCCTAAACTGGGAGGGATTGGATTTGCAAGTTGTGTAGTAAGTTTCCTGGTATGGTATATGCCTTATAATTTTTACAGGGTTTGTAATTATATAGTTTGAATTTAAATGAAACCTTTGAGTGTGTACTTCTACTCAACTCTTTAATCATGTTTTAAGAAAACACTACTGGAGCTTGCAGTAATACACAAAACAAGCTGTAAATTTAAATGTAGTTCAATCTTGTTAATGCATGTTCTTAATGTCTATGAGAGTCATCATTTTAGAAAAGATAATgtgtttgaaataaaaataaaatgaggaggtttttttttaaagtattaaatggGTTTTATGCATTTCATCTCATTGTTTCAAAGGAAGGGGCATGAGAGGTTTAATGTAATCACACTATTTTATTTTGCAGGTATGCTTTTTTGTGGCTCTCTACTACAATGTCATCATTGGCtggagtttgttttatttttctcagtcttttcaGCAACCTCTACCTTGGGATCAGTGTCCTTTGGTGAAAAATGCTTCACACACTTGTAAGATATGTACCATGTAGTGTTTTTGTATCTAAAGATCATACAGTTGGTAAAGGCAGgagctttcaagattttttttttttaaataatgtggaaaaatctttcaaaattgtTATTATAACAAACTTTCCTTGACATACTCAGAAAGATAGATGTTTGGCATCATTTAATTTATCTAGCTCTTTCCAAGTAATTTTATTGTGCCCCATGACGTTAGGGTAAACAATTATAAGCCTTCAATTGTAAATTTTGACAATATTTTATTCTGTACATCTTTATTGATGCCcttacattttcattaaaataaaaaagaggacaAAAAGAATTTAGATTGAAGGAATTGTTTTTATGTCTTGGGTTGTTTTTCCATGGTtttcttatcatttatttttatatcctagAACATAAAGAACAATTCCCTAGCGCTGTCCAGTAAATATAGAATGAAACTTACATATGGAGTCTAAGATGTCCTAGTAGCCATATTTACAAAAAGTAAAAAGGGACAGGTGAAATATTTtaatccaatatatccaaaatattaacattccaacatataatataaaaattagttacaaataatttacattatttttctcaCACTAAGTCTCTAAAAGCCCCTTTGTACTTTATATTTACAGCACCAGTCACTCCAAACCAGCTCCGTTTCAAAAGTCACACATGGCTAGAAGCTAGCGTTTTTGATAGCTCTGCCCCCAGGAAGTCAATCAGATAATTCTGGGGGCAGAAGGGGCTATAAACCTGATACATTTTAATCACCTTGATAAAAATCTCACATATTCCTATTTTAGAAATGTGTAATAAGAAATGTCAAAGAGGATTCATGTCTGTtgactttttcacatttttgcacAGTTGAGGTTTCATTGTGGATTTAAATGCTTCTGTAGAATAGTAGTACTTTTCTAGGAAAAGTTAAGAATTGATTTACAGGCTTACTGGGGGGAAAATGGCCTCATTATTCTTTATAGTCTGAAATGATTGTGTTACCTTTCTTTCTACAGTCGTAGAGCCAGAATGCGAAAAAAGTTCTGCCACTACCTATTATTGGTACAGAGAAGCACTGAATATTTCCAGTTCCATTTCGGAAAGTGGGGGCT
This region includes:
- the SLC6A15 gene encoding sodium-dependent neutral amino acid transporter B(0)AT2 isoform X1, yielding MPKNSKVVKRELDDEVIESVKDLLSNEDSADDAFKKSELIVDVQEEKDTDVEEGSEVEDERPAWNSKLQYILAQVGFSVGLGNVWRFPYLCQKNGGGAYLLPYLILLLVIGIPLFFLELSVGQRIRRGSIGVWNYISPKLGGIGFASCVVCFFVALYYNVIIGWSLFYFSQSFQQPLPWDQCPLVKNASHTFVEPECEKSSATTYYWYREALNISSSISESGGLNWKMTVCLLAAWVVVCLAMIKGIQSSGKVSMLEPLLLLLITSSPFLGTISPTHYKSVWANCK